Proteins from a genomic interval of uncultured Desulfuromusa sp.:
- a CDS encoding 6-bladed beta-propeller, producing the protein MMKTGFHIQIAFLVLVTSLMTITSSAQAQTSASYLYRLSDFSGPVASLWARVAVDQEEGEIYTLNRSDSVIQIFNETAMQIFDCGEDMALSSAIDIAVADNGELYVLYRTPTATIRHLNYRGELISEIRIADQEQGIQDFSPAYIDYKAGSLYLADTGKMQVIVASATGEIQSRFDFRQKIEGQIRTEMKDETIRESQRKRLQDKLAAIKGADLTGFSVDNKGTIYFTIAPLFAAFRATAENKLEEFGIPGGAPGKFGVIASISADSKGNIFVSDRLRCVVLMFDSSFNFLTEFGYRGEQPDNLVVPDDIAIDERNNRIYVSQAANLGISVFSIHYN; encoded by the coding sequence ATGATGAAAACAGGATTTCATATACAGATAGCATTTCTGGTCTTGGTCACATCACTGATGACCATCACGTCTTCGGCACAGGCGCAGACTTCGGCCAGTTATCTTTACCGCCTTTCTGATTTCAGTGGGCCAGTCGCTTCTTTATGGGCACGGGTAGCTGTCGATCAGGAAGAAGGTGAAATATACACGTTAAATCGATCTGACTCAGTGATCCAGATTTTCAACGAAACGGCCATGCAGATTTTTGATTGCGGTGAAGACATGGCTCTTTCCTCTGCTATTGACATCGCCGTTGCTGACAACGGTGAATTATATGTCTTATACCGGACACCAACAGCAACGATTCGGCACTTGAACTATCGTGGCGAGCTCATAAGTGAGATCAGAATTGCTGATCAAGAACAAGGAATTCAAGATTTCAGCCCGGCATATATTGACTATAAAGCCGGCAGTCTCTACCTCGCTGACACCGGGAAAATGCAGGTCATTGTTGCTTCAGCCACAGGTGAGATCCAAAGCCGTTTTGATTTTCGCCAGAAAATAGAGGGACAGATCAGAACGGAAATGAAAGATGAAACCATAAGAGAGTCGCAGCGTAAACGTCTGCAGGATAAATTGGCCGCAATAAAAGGGGCTGACTTGACCGGCTTCAGTGTTGATAACAAGGGGACCATCTATTTCACCATCGCTCCACTGTTCGCCGCTTTCCGGGCAACGGCTGAAAACAAGCTGGAAGAGTTTGGAATCCCCGGTGGGGCTCCCGGTAAATTTGGTGTTATCGCCAGCATCAGTGCTGACAGCAAAGGAAACATCTTTGTTTCTGACCGGCTACGCTGCGTAGTTTTGATGTTTGACAGCAGTTTTAACTTTCTAACCGAATTCGGCTATCGCGGTGAGCAGCCAGATAATCTGGTCGTTCCGGACGATATTGCCATTGATGAACGTAACAACAGGATTTACGTCTCTCAAGCAGCCAATCTTGGAATCAGTGTATTCAGTATTCATTACAACTGA
- a CDS encoding cytochrome c3 family protein: MSTISQGYSMLARATLIIVFLFIIQLSSAPDVLSQFHSGGVGSCNGCHISHSSSASVSPLLLATDPSSLCLNCHSGPGSSDAASVFSFDGSALTPGGDFYWTTKSFTWAGGSSPAARHGHNVIARDFALDVDPNKLQGPGGSYPASQLSCISCHDPHGKSGGGTRAGAPAVSVSGSYGEQPMPGTSSGNYRLLGGVGYSVNGYTFNYPAPVARQNPAQPFGESDASHVDYGSGMSEWCANCHGAVLTNEHQFGSQSFKHPVNNNLGGEIVSNYNNYVKTGDLNGTTATAFLQFVPFARGTTTTEVLDPTSSNGPDSNSEINCLSCHRAHASAFRVAGRWDFNAPLLIDSHPAVGDTGATAGDVRHSYYNRNMGEEFGSGQGQFCEKCHATNTP, encoded by the coding sequence TTGTCAACCATTTCCCAAGGCTATTCCATGTTGGCACGTGCAACCCTCATAATTGTATTTCTATTCATCATCCAACTCAGTTCTGCTCCTGATGTCCTCAGCCAGTTTCATTCCGGCGGAGTGGGTTCCTGTAATGGCTGCCATATCAGTCATAGTTCCTCTGCTTCTGTTTCCCCCTTATTGCTTGCAACTGATCCCAGTTCTCTCTGCCTGAATTGTCACTCAGGGCCTGGCAGTTCTGACGCCGCTTCGGTCTTCAGCTTTGATGGTTCAGCATTAACACCCGGTGGTGATTTTTACTGGACCACCAAGTCATTTACCTGGGCCGGGGGTTCCAGCCCCGCAGCACGTCACGGGCACAACGTCATTGCCAGAGACTTCGCACTCGATGTTGATCCCAACAAACTCCAGGGACCAGGCGGTAGCTACCCTGCATCCCAGCTCAGCTGTATCAGCTGTCACGATCCGCATGGCAAAAGTGGAGGCGGAACCCGTGCAGGCGCCCCGGCGGTGTCGGTTTCCGGTTCTTATGGTGAACAGCCAATGCCTGGAACCAGCAGCGGGAATTATCGACTCCTGGGGGGTGTAGGCTATAGCGTCAATGGCTACACTTTCAACTATCCGGCTCCTGTGGCACGGCAAAATCCCGCACAACCTTTCGGCGAAAGCGATGCATCCCATGTCGACTATGGCAGCGGTATGAGTGAATGGTGTGCAAATTGTCATGGTGCCGTTCTGACCAACGAGCATCAGTTCGGTAGCCAAAGTTTTAAACACCCAGTCAACAACAATCTCGGAGGAGAAATTGTTAGCAACTATAACAATTACGTCAAAACTGGAGATTTAAACGGAACGACAGCAACAGCATTTTTGCAATTTGTCCCCTTTGCGCGTGGAACAACCACTACAGAAGTGCTCGACCCCACCAGCAGCAATGGACCAGATAGCAATAGCGAGATCAATTGTCTCAGTTGTCATCGCGCTCATGCATCGGCTTTCCGCGTCGCCGGGCGTTGGGATTTCAATGCCCCCCTGCTGATCGATTCACATCCAGCAGTAGGAGACACCGGAGCGACTGCCGGCGATGTCAGACACAGTTATTACAATCGTAACATGGGCGAAGAATTTGGATCGGGACAAGGGCAGTTCTGCGAAAAATGTCACGCGACAAACACCCCATGA
- a CDS encoding YncE family protein — MRWMRTKGLTLLLSTFLLLCSCALTPPSSVITVDPGATLHLFLQPMPQEAHRLSLTVAGISARTVDGRDIPLLTGPWIFDPAERVGRQTKLLQQKLPPGEYTGLSLELSAAKLQTEADPINLLIESKIQLIPINFLITANQNQALFLSLSPERLITGGYKLTAKFSARKAQSPLPELKGVISHPQSGILTIFEKKTPTVIDVVAIGQGPAGMALDQRSRLIYLALTEENSIAVFDLIRNRIQRKVRLHAGARPTELALSTNGDTLVSLNSGTNSISIISTTSLSERQRILLSTTPASACISATNLAYIALPDINALALIDLQRDSVIATANLTDTAVQGVADRSGRQIYLLTENSPDLLVFDTTSMTVINRVSIGYDARCLTLNKNNGLIYVGMRSGNIVVIDPQIGLPIDSFKAEPDIIAIAADRKENSLFVVSRENNLLTKYDLVSQRKLATLELGAAGSAVAVMGEQ; from the coding sequence ATGAGATGGATGCGGACTAAAGGCCTGACATTGCTGCTATCGACTTTTTTACTCCTCTGCTCTTGTGCGCTAACACCGCCGTCATCGGTTATCACTGTCGACCCTGGTGCAACTCTGCATCTTTTCCTGCAACCGATGCCGCAGGAAGCCCATCGGTTAAGCCTGACGGTGGCCGGAATCAGTGCTCGAACAGTTGATGGCCGTGATATTCCCCTGTTGACCGGTCCCTGGATCTTCGACCCGGCAGAAAGAGTCGGCCGCCAGACGAAGCTGCTGCAACAAAAATTACCACCTGGAGAATATACCGGACTGAGTTTGGAACTGTCAGCCGCAAAGCTGCAAACCGAAGCTGATCCTATTAATCTGTTAATTGAGTCAAAAATCCAGCTGATCCCGATCAATTTCCTGATAACAGCAAATCAGAACCAGGCACTGTTTCTTTCCCTGAGCCCTGAACGGTTGATCACTGGCGGCTACAAATTAACAGCAAAATTTTCGGCCAGGAAAGCACAATCTCCACTCCCCGAGCTTAAAGGAGTTATCAGCCATCCACAGAGTGGAATACTGACCATCTTCGAAAAAAAAACACCAACTGTTATCGATGTCGTTGCCATCGGCCAGGGACCTGCCGGGATGGCACTTGATCAGCGCAGCCGGCTAATCTATCTGGCATTAACCGAGGAAAACAGCATTGCTGTTTTTGACCTGATTCGCAACAGAATACAGAGAAAAGTACGCCTGCATGCAGGAGCAAGACCGACAGAACTGGCTCTTTCAACTAATGGTGACACCTTGGTTTCCCTGAACTCCGGAACCAACAGCATCAGTATCATCAGCACAACGTCTTTGAGCGAAAGGCAACGAATTCTTCTCTCGACCACCCCGGCATCAGCTTGTATCAGCGCAACAAACCTCGCCTATATCGCCCTACCGGACATCAATGCTCTGGCATTAATAGACCTGCAGCGCGACAGCGTGATTGCTACAGCTAACTTAACCGATACAGCGGTGCAAGGGGTCGCTGACAGATCTGGTCGTCAAATCTATCTGCTAACGGAAAATTCACCAGATCTATTGGTTTTCGATACCACAAGCATGACCGTCATCAATCGGGTTTCTATCGGTTATGACGCCCGCTGTCTGACACTGAATAAAAATAACGGCTTGATTTATGTCGGCATGCGCAGTGGAAACATTGTCGTCATTGACCCACAAATTGGATTGCCCATCGATAGCTTCAAAGCCGAGCCGGATATCATTGCTATTGCTGCTGACCGCAAAGAGAACAGCCTGTTTGTCGTCAGTAGAGAGAATAATCTACTAACCAAATACGATTTGGTCAGTCAAAGAAAACTGGCCACCCTGGAGCTAGGGGCTGCCGGCTCTGCCGTCGCTGTTATGGGTGAACAATAA
- a CDS encoding GNA1162 family protein: MKIKQVLFGIIVLCQILLFSSCAPTGDSNSYKNTLMNFAAVQSVAVLPFHNLTSDDDAAERVRDTFMGMLLATEAMYVLPPGEVERGIERASLRDPAKPTIEKIKSLGQILQVDAVITGVLREYGQVRSGQTQANLISVSVRMMEVETGNVVWSGDSTKGGISVADRLLGGGGAPMNQVTKDAINDLLDQLFQ; encoded by the coding sequence ATGAAAATAAAACAGGTGCTTTTCGGGATCATTGTCCTGTGCCAGATTCTGTTGTTCAGCAGCTGCGCACCAACTGGGGACAGCAATAGCTACAAGAACACTCTGATGAACTTTGCTGCCGTTCAGAGCGTTGCCGTATTGCCGTTTCATAATTTGACCAGCGACGATGATGCCGCCGAACGGGTCCGCGATACCTTCATGGGAATGCTACTGGCGACCGAAGCGATGTACGTGCTTCCCCCCGGAGAGGTAGAAAGGGGAATCGAACGTGCCAGCCTGCGTGACCCGGCTAAGCCGACGATTGAAAAAATTAAATCCCTTGGGCAAATTCTTCAGGTCGACGCCGTTATTACTGGAGTCTTGCGTGAATACGGCCAGGTACGTTCCGGGCAAACCCAAGCCAACTTGATTTCAGTCAGTGTAAGGATGATGGAAGTCGAGACCGGCAATGTCGTTTGGTCTGGAGATTCGACCAAAGGGGGTATCAGCGTTGCGGATCGGCTCCTTGGCGGAGGTGGCGCACCGATGAATCAAGTCACTAAAGATGCAATCAATGACTTACTCGACCAGCTTTTCCAATAA
- a CDS encoding peptidyl-prolyl cis-trans isomerase, which translates to MTHLYRFLIAFCLTLSLATTTFAFAGSQHKGGAAPVLGQDLAIQLLIPVFDPTFANLPIAGIGDKPILLKEVWPQLQNTKNTNKLSAQLKQALEARFVQPSAAGAKKTIFVDTNISKDGLMLIEIPLFSEFFPEIPVALVNEEPVTVAEFSEDLQAVHNEMSGHESTGGSKQNIQRLMDRLITARLIEQESRNIGFDQTPSFKKQAEEFAEKSLLYALLNNQLERKSLDTEAVDALYRQISLQGQFENYHFTLEKNAVALLERHKAGEDFDSLISAAITNKQATKTTQQEYLKFKDLLPNIASEAANLEVGGISQIFRQADGFLIFRLTDRQFVEDPHALDYARKNVWERQKSEFASQYTTETVDRYSKFNQAAQDDLDFSKIKENNPNIKLGEALEPLLKDQRVLVTVKGPNPVQITVAQLAQKIKDNYFHGVDIALDAAEVDAKKQEILDDTLFRIAGTFEAQKLGLDQTPRYRMEVAEFERRILFDVFMAKVITPDIRYGEEEIQNYYDKHQADYMTPAMFKFKSLPFYRQADAEKAAAKLQDGSDFKWVSANSEGLVDVQNKDLLQFDRNILSLSSLPASLQQQAAGVKRGDSLVYAEPDNFHYVLYFEDVFPPEPRPYDQVRKELLGIVYQQKVTATLNEWVEKLKEAYETKVFLVAQGR; encoded by the coding sequence ATGACACATCTTTATCGGTTCCTGATAGCCTTCTGTTTAACCTTGTCACTTGCAACAACCACCTTTGCCTTTGCAGGTTCACAACATAAGGGAGGGGCGGCACCAGTCCTGGGACAAGATCTTGCGATTCAATTGTTGATTCCGGTTTTTGATCCAACCTTTGCCAATCTGCCCATTGCCGGCATCGGAGATAAACCCATCCTGCTGAAAGAGGTCTGGCCGCAGTTACAGAACACAAAAAATACAAATAAATTATCAGCCCAACTCAAGCAAGCCCTTGAAGCACGATTTGTTCAGCCTTCGGCAGCTGGCGCAAAAAAGACCATCTTTGTTGATACCAATATCAGCAAAGATGGCTTGATGCTCATTGAAATCCCTTTGTTTTCCGAGTTTTTCCCAGAGATCCCTGTCGCTTTAGTGAACGAAGAACCGGTCACCGTTGCCGAGTTTTCTGAAGATCTTCAAGCTGTCCATAATGAAATGTCGGGTCACGAATCTACCGGCGGATCAAAGCAAAACATCCAACGGTTAATGGATCGGCTGATCACTGCTCGATTGATAGAGCAAGAGTCGCGAAATATCGGTTTTGACCAAACTCCATCGTTCAAAAAACAAGCTGAAGAATTTGCGGAGAAAAGTCTACTGTATGCGCTGCTCAACAACCAGTTGGAAAGAAAGTCCCTTGATACTGAGGCAGTTGATGCGTTGTATCGACAAATTTCCCTCCAGGGACAATTTGAAAACTATCATTTTACCCTGGAGAAGAATGCTGTTGCCCTTCTCGAGCGGCATAAAGCTGGTGAAGATTTTGATTCTTTGATCTCCGCAGCAATAACCAATAAACAAGCAACAAAGACGACCCAACAGGAGTATCTCAAGTTCAAAGACTTACTTCCCAATATTGCTTCGGAAGCAGCTAATTTGGAGGTTGGTGGCATCAGTCAGATTTTCCGTCAAGCGGATGGGTTCCTGATCTTCAGGCTGACTGATCGGCAGTTTGTCGAAGATCCTCATGCCCTCGACTACGCCAGAAAAAATGTATGGGAAAGACAAAAATCTGAATTTGCAAGCCAATATACAACCGAGACGGTTGACCGCTACTCGAAGTTTAACCAAGCGGCACAAGACGATTTGGATTTTAGCAAAATCAAGGAAAATAATCCGAACATCAAGCTCGGCGAGGCGTTAGAACCGCTTCTCAAAGATCAGCGCGTTCTGGTGACGGTTAAGGGTCCGAACCCTGTTCAGATAACCGTTGCTCAGTTGGCTCAGAAGATCAAAGATAACTACTTCCACGGTGTCGATATTGCTCTTGATGCAGCGGAAGTTGACGCCAAAAAACAAGAGATTCTTGATGACACATTGTTCCGTATCGCAGGTACTTTTGAAGCACAAAAGTTAGGCTTGGACCAAACCCCAAGGTATCGGATGGAAGTTGCTGAATTTGAACGCCGGATACTGTTCGATGTTTTTATGGCAAAGGTTATAACACCGGATATTCGCTACGGCGAAGAGGAAATTCAGAATTACTATGATAAACATCAGGCCGATTACATGACCCCGGCGATGTTTAAATTCAAGAGCCTCCCTTTTTATCGCCAGGCAGATGCTGAAAAAGCTGCTGCAAAGCTGCAAGATGGCAGTGATTTTAAATGGGTTTCTGCCAACAGCGAAGGCTTGGTTGATGTGCAAAACAAAGATCTGCTGCAGTTCGACCGCAACATTCTAAGTCTCTCCTCGCTACCAGCAAGTCTGCAGCAACAGGCTGCCGGGGTGAAACGTGGTGATTCATTGGTGTATGCCGAGCCGGACAATTTTCATTATGTTCTCTACTTCGAAGATGTATTTCCTCCTGAACCCAGGCCATATGATCAGGTTCGCAAAGAACTCCTGGGCATTGTCTATCAGCAAAAGGTCACTGCGACACTGAATGAGTGGGTGGAGAAACTAAAAGAAGCTTATGAAACAAAAGTATTTTTGGTGGCTCAAGGCCGCTGA